Part of the Brassica oleracea var. oleracea cultivar TO1000 chromosome C8, BOL, whole genome shotgun sequence genome is shown below.
AATATAAAACTTTAAAATGTAAAATTTAGAGTTTTAAAATGTTTTATTTTAATTATTAATAGTTTCATTTAAGGTGTTTTGTAAAATTTTAGATATATATGACAAATGTTCAATTAAAGTTGATGGAATTGGGTATATCATGTCTTTTTCAGATCCTAAATATCCGAACCCGATCCGGACCCGATATGGACCCGAAAAATTACGGATATTTTATGGGTATTTTAATTATAGACCCGAACCGACCCGGACCCGAGAAGAATCGAACCGAATCTGAACCGAAAATTTCTAAGTACCTATTAGATCTAAATATTTAGGATCCGAAAAGAACCGGTCTGAACGCCCAGGCCCTCCTCCGTCCATTTTGAGGCACGTAGTCAGTGCAGCAACCATTCATCTCACCTAACAGTAATAATATTGTACAGCTCGTATCATCAGCACTGTATAATGACGAGATAGTGACAGCTGAAGCCCGTCTCAGTGTAATGGATTATATAGAAACTTTTAGCGTTAATAAAAAAGTGTTTTTAGTAAAAAATACGTTCAACTACAGATAATTTGGAAAACATTATTCAAGTAGAAATTTAATACAAAAACCTTTCAACTGATAGTTCATTTGTATTTTAAAATTCTTCAGTGTTGTTAACGAACACACTCGTCGCCGTCGTCGGTCCACTGTGAATAATGGGCGACCATTTTGAGAGTCACGTGGTTGGTGCAGCAACCATCCATAATATTAAGTAATGATAAGAGTGACAATTATTTTTGGAGTAATAATGTGAAAATGACATTGGAGAAACAAATAAAACTAATGGGAAATGGCAAATCAAACCAGAATAGATCTGTCTTCATGTATCTTTGTATTAACTTATCATTAGACACAATTATCCATATACCAATGAAAACAATTATAAAAAAATTGTATAGAACTCAAAAAAATAAAAATAAAGCCAATAATATTCGAAGAAATATTTTACATGTTATCCTATAGGAAAAATAAATTAAAAACAATTACCATTTGTTGATCTAAGTTTTTAGAATATACAATATAACCTCTTTAAATTAATACTCTATAAATTAATATACAATAAAAATCTCTATAAAATAATATAATTTTATAGTCCCAAATTGAGTTTTTGGTTCAATTAGTATATCGATAAATTAATAGAGATATTAATTTATAAAATATTTATAGTTTTGGTGTAGTTCCAACATTATTAATTTATAGAGGTTTCACTGTATATTGTTGGATCCGAAATACGTCACCAAGTCTCTTCCACGATTGTTTGAGGAAGTCAAACAATAATAACAACACTCCACAAGAAACAGTCTTGGTATCCCTAAAAACAAGAAAGCTGGCGCTTCGTTCAAGAGACACGTGTAGCAAACGAAGACATCCTCAAATCCTATAAAAAGACAAGAAGATGACTTTGGCAGAGATCTTCTCCTTCTCCGATCTTACCCTTTACAAGAGCATTAAGCTCGAAACCAAAAGAGACTCGCTTCCATTCTTCCCCATTCTCGTAAAAGAGGAGCGCATACTCATGAGCTCAAGACCACGACTAACTCCACCGACGTTCCGTTAGTCAAATACGTTCATGTATTTCAAGGCGCTCAGAATAATCCTTTCTTTGATACAACCATCAACATCGACCCAGAGATACATCATCTTTGCGATCTTTACGACCATTACATCAAGTTATAGATACTTCTATGTTTGATCAAGAGCAATGACTGTTCACACGAAACCTGATCTTACGAGATCGTGATCAGCCAATCCGAGATCCATGGGTCATTATTCTCACCCATAAACGTCTTACACGAGACTGATGAAACCGATGTCTTGCTCGAAGAACCCGACATCTTATACGAGACCGATGAAGTCGACGTCTTACTCAAGACCAATGAACCGACATCTTTTTCGAGATGATGATAATTGAATTACGTTATGACTTGATCCCTCGTCGAGGGTACGTAGGCAGCTCGATCTCGAGTTCAGTCACGATCCTTCTTTCCCCCGATATCTCTATGGTATTCGACCTACGAATATAGTCCATTTTTGTCAACTCATACCTGATTATATCGTTGTGTTCTGAGGATATCGTTGCCCACGTTATTTCTTCCCCAGATTGAACTCCCGATCACTATCAAATACTTAGTGTAGATTTTAGGATCTACATACATTATAACCATTTTTCGAGGAAAAAAATAATATTCTAACATTTTTTACGTTTTACGATGGTTATTATATATATTGTAATGTTTTCACTATGATATATCTAAGTTTAGAATATATCTGCTTCTGCCATAACTATAATTCTTGAGAAAGTTATAAATTTTCTTTATTAAAAATATATCTCACAAAGATCAAAATTAAATATATGTTTTATTAAAGAGGTAAAAAATATTTACACCCTATATTAACTAATCTAAATCTATTATATTAAAATAAAAGTCGTGACTTTTTTCATGTGTGATATTTTAAAATGGACTTTCCATTAATTTTTTTAATTAAATGAATTTGTATTCTTTAAACCACATATTAATTGCATTAGAAATCTCTTTATATTCACCAAAAGAGTCAAGGTCGTTACATATGCAATTAACTTTTAAAATTTAACCATCAATATAATTGATTATAAATAGATATCTATTCTTTATTTTACTAAAGACTAATATTACACAAAAACAATATAAACTCATAATATGTAGCGGACATATTGATTATACACTACAATAATTATTTTCAAGATTATGTGTTTCACTCGTACCTATGTGACAACTAAATATAATCACTAAAATATTGATTAACATCATTCGGTTAAATACCAAAATAATTAGGTTGATGTTTTGAATTTATTAGACCTATACAAACTGTTCGTTCGTGGTGAAGTAACCTTTATTTCATTACTTTGATCTGTGATGATATTAATTTGATCTATGATGATATTACTTGGATCTTGGTTAATAACATTTCACATAGTTTCAAATCTAACAAAATTTTAAAATACTTCAGTTTCTGTTTATTTAGTTAATAATTATCTGAAACATTATAAACTATATATATATATATATATATTTTTTTTTTGAAATATAATAACCTAGATATAAGTTAATTAATTATATTATATTATCAAACATAAAAAGTAAAAATAATACCGCACGGTTGTGCGGGTCGAGATCTAGTTTAAGATTTAAATTTAGAGTGAGGTTTTAGAGGTAGAGGTTACGTCTAGGATCATTTAAAAGAATATATAATTAAGATTTAAAATATTTTCAAAAAATAATTTTGAAATTCAAAATAAAATTTCAGAAAAAAATTCGAAACTTTTTTAAAAGGTCAAATTTTTAATTGATTTTTTTCTCCATAAAATAAAATATTTTTTTTTAGTTTTTATTATTTATTTGTATTTATATATCTATAGAGTAAAAATATAGTTGTCATTTATCTATTTAAAGAAACATTTTTTTGGTTATTTCCTCTCGCTTGACATGTTCCATAAGCACCTGGTTCTTAAATCACACTTAAACAAAACAGTTAAGACATGCCGATCAAATCAAAGGAAATCAGCACATCTCAAGATTTGTGCAACATGATGAACTATTTCCAGCGATCGTAACACATGCAATTTGAACAAATGAAATTTGGAAATAATTTGAGTATGAGATGAACATTTTTCTTTGAGACTAAAGAAAATTGATGCTAGTCAGAAAGTATTAATATGAGTTTAAGCAGACTGGCCTGAGCTGAGATGACATGAAGAGAGAATGACTTGGACTTTGCAATCAAGACTTCAAGATGCTCATGTGAGTTTTGTAGAAGAAAACAGAGGATCAGCCCATTGGCTCAAAAACGGTTGTATGAACAACTTTCATCATTTTGATTGATAGTGTTATTTTTGGAGTTTTATTACAGATGAAATTACGTTAAATATGAATACCCTTAGAATTGGTCTAACGTAAGTACTGTTGGCGAAATGACAAAGCAAAGCTCAGTTTTGTAGAGGCTTCGAGCTATAATGTATATACAAAATTAAATAACTAATAAGCTTAGCTGAGATGAGTAGTAAAACACCTAAATCTTAGAATAATCAATAAACTGAGTGGAGGTTAAAATTAAGAGGAGAAGAAACAAAAAAGAAAAAGAAAACAAGAAAAGCGTTGAGAAGCTCATAGTTCAGCCGAAACCATTAACTTATATATAAACCCAATGGGCTAAAAGACTGAAACAGATTAATCAGCCCATACCTAAGTAATTCATCTGGGCCCACGAGACAAGATACGACTTCGTTACATAGTGTCGGTGTCTGAGTGGAGAAGCAAAAACAAGGAGGACGATGAAACCAGATTCACATGGGGCCCCTCCCCTTCCTTCCTACTTTCAAGTCCCAAGTGCGAAGCTGCCATAATTTTCGCTCTAATTAAAAAAAGTAAAATAATAATAATATTTAGTTTACTTTTCTGCAAATTGAAGGGACGCACGATTTTTAGTGGCAATCTCACAGCTCTCTCTTCTTCCTTTCCCTCAAGATCTAAATCTAAAAATAAAAATCTTTACTTTTTCGGAAAGAAATTGTTCATCATTCTTCATTGTTCCCAGAAGAAGAAGAAAAAAACGAAAATTCACATTGTTGAGGTAAAGTTTCCATTTTTATAAAGATTCCTCCTTATTTAGTGTAACTGTTTGGTTAAGATTTGTTATACGTTCACTTAGATCCGATCAAGATCGTGCCTTTGGTTGCAAGTATTAGAAATTTAATTAATGTATAGGAATTGGTTAAAGATCTGAGATTTGGGTTTGGTTTGATTTTAGGGGGAAGTTTAAAAAAAAAAGGATGTTTAGATCATCGCCAAGAAGAGGACAGAGATCAAAGGGGTTCAAGGTGAAGCATTGTGTGCAGCTGACTCTGTTGCTTGGTGTTGGGATATGGTTGCTTTATCAAGTGAAGCATTCTCATGAGAAGAAAGATCTGTTTGAGAAAAGCGCAAAGGCTGTTGTTGGTGGTGAGAAAGCCGTGAAGCTCGGGAGGAAAGATCTTAACCCGGGCGTTGTCGTTGAGGATGAAGCTGCTGTGAATGTTGATAGGGGTTTTAATGATAGAGAGATTCAGACAAGAGATGAGGTTGTAGAGGGAGGAGGTGATGAGAATAAGGAGAAGGAAAGTGAAGAAAGCAGCGAGGTTGAGGCTAAGAATGACAATGGCGGTTCAGAAGAAAGTGAGGAGAGTAAAGAGAAGACAGAAAATAGAACTGGTACAGAAGAAAGCGAAAGTGAGGAGAAGAAAGACAATGCCAATACAGAAGAGAATGAGGAGAGTAAAGAGAAGAGTGGTACAGAAGAGAGTGAGATTGAGGAGAAGAAGGACAATGGTGGTGGTACAGAAGAAAGTGAAACTGAGGAGAAGAAAGACAATGGTGGTACAGAAGAGAGGGAGATTGAGGAGAAGAAAGACAATGACGGTAGTGAAGAGAGTGAGGAGAGCAAAGAGAAGGGTGGTGCAGAAGAGAAAATAGAGGAAGTGACTGATGAGAATGAAGGGAAGGAGAAGAAGGATAGTGAAGAAGCAAGAGAGAATAATTACAAGGGAGATGACGCTTCTAGTGAGGTGGTTCATGAGAAGGCAGATGAGAAGGTGCAAGTGGAAGAAGATAAAACCGGAGAACCGGAAGACACTGTTATTAAGAGTGTTTTGCCGACTGATAATGAGGGAAGCAGCAGTGATGAGAAGAACACTGGTAATGATTCGGATTCCTCTAGTGAAATTAAATCTGAGGGTGAATCCATGGAGAAGAATGAGAGGGTGGAGAAGGAAGGGTTCAATGATTCTAATGGCGACCTGACTGAGTCCAAAGAATCTTCTGGGAAGGAGGATGGGTCAGAGTCTAGTGTGAAGACAGACGAGAAAGAGAAAGTAGAATCTTCTGAAGTCTCATCTCAAGACAAGGAAGCGGAGACAAAGGAGAAAGAAGAGTCTTTGTCCCAAGAGGAACTTAAAGATAGAGTAGCTGAGGCAAAGGAGAAAGATGAGTCTTCGTCTCAAGAGGAAACTAAAGACAAAGAGACGGAGGAGAAAAAGGAGAAAGAAGAGTCTTCATCGCAAGAGGAATCTAAAGACAAGGAAACCGAGACCAAAGATAAGGAAGAGTCTTCGTCTCAAGAGGAAACTAAAGATGGAGAAACTGAGACTAAGGAGAAAGTAGAAGAGTCTTCGTCTCAACAGGAACCTAAAGACAAGGAAATTGAGACAAATGATAAAGTAGAAGAGTCTAAAGATGGAGAAACTGAGACAAAGGAGAAAGAAGAGCCTTCATCTCAGCGTGAATCTAAAGATGGAGAAACTGAGACAAAGGAGAAGGAAGAGTCTTCGTCTCAAGAGGAATCTAAAGACAAGGAAGCGGAGACAAAAGAGAAAGAAGAAGAGTCTTCGTCCCAAGAGAAAAGTGAAGAAGACAAGGGAAGTGAAAAAGTTGAGAAAGAAGAAGAGTCTTCGTCCCAAGAGGAAACTAAAGACAAAGAAACTGAGACAAAAGAGAAAGAAGAAGAGTCCTTGTCCCAAGAGAAGAAGGAAAACAATGAAACCGAGAAAACTGTGAAGGAGGATGAATCTTCTTCACAAGAGGAAACTAAAGACAAGGATTCTGAAACAAAGTTGAAAGAAGAGTCTTCTTCCCAAGAGGAAACTGAGACAAAAGAGAAAGAAGATCCTTCGCCTCAAGAGGAAACTAAAGAGAAAGAAGTGGAGACAAAGGAGAAAGAAGAGTCTTCATCCAACAATGATTCACAGGGAAATGAAAGTACTGAGAGTGAGAAGAAGGAAGGAGTTAAGGAAACAGAGAAGACGAAGACTGAGGAAGACACGAGTGAAACTAGCAAAGAAAATGGCAATACTGAGACTGAACAAAAGCAACCAGAGGAGGATACTACACAAACAGAGTCAGAGAAAGAGGAAAGCAACAAGAATGGTGGTGAGACTGAGAACGATCAACAACATTCTGACAATAGTCTTCCTCAAGAAGTAAAAGATGTTCGTACTGATCTTGAAACTCTTCCAGATTCTGGTAATGGAGGAAACAGTGATAACGTTGCTGCTGAGTAGATCAAATTCTCTCTAGATTTTTGAATTTGTGTCATGTAATCTGTTGTAACTTTTCTTTTACACATATGGGCTGTAGTCACATTTATTTTATTGTTTTCTAAGTTGTCTTTAGAATCAAATTCTTGAGACTTCATTATCAATGGGGATTAAACGTTTTTGTTGTAAGAAGAATTTGTTGGCTCTTTGTTTTGTGTCTGTGTCCAAGTCAATCTATGGTGTTGCTTTTTTTTTTGTCTCGTATCTTTTGGTTCAGCAGATTCTTTTAGTACCTTGTTTCAGTAGTGGTTCTTGCAAAAAGTACTGAAATTGCATTTACATTTAGAATGATTCAAACTTTGCCAAAAAAAAAAAAAAAACATTCAAAATGAAGACTTTTAACTCATTGAACCACCACTACCCACCAGTCCACCTTTCAACGATATCTTGTTACCAAGTGAGTTCAATGACCAAGAAGACCATTTACATTCATTCACGTGTCACAAGACTGAACAAAACTTTAGATTATTTCTACATTACATCTCTCTAGTCATAAAATATCATATTACCAAAATATTTCTACGACCCGAAATACTGTAACATTTTTGGTCAACAATTTTTAACATATTACCAAAATAATTCTATCACCAGAAAAAAATAACACTTTTAGTCAAAATGTTAAAAAGATCATGTTAGCAAAATAACCTTATTCAAGAAAAGATTATATCATTTCTAGTCAGAATGTTCCAACAATAAAATCAGCATTTTACTAAATAGAGTACCCAAAAAAAGCATTTTATCATATAATTTTAGCAGAACACAAGTTTAAGAGTAATTTTGGCAATCTTTTGATTTAATATCTGTAAGAGATAAGCTTTATGCGCATTGACGCTTAGCAGAAAGCATCGAATACACTCGTTTTGTGTATGTTGTTGTCATGTGCTGAAGCGATTATGACATTGCCAAACCTCGCCTTGCACCATGGCCACATAATCGAACACTTTATAAAACCCAAGATAAGAAGTTAACTTGCTACAAAGCCAGTTTAACTTCATTGACAACATGCCTACTGTGCCTAGTGGTAAAACACTAGAGTGAACTGGATCCCAAGGCACACGGGTTCGACTCCTCCGGAATTCCAGAGAGCGCCCAGTAACAAAAAAAAAAAAAAAAAAAAAAAAAAAAAAAAAAACTTCATTGACAACATGCCTACTGTGCCTCTCAAATTGTGTTGACGTAAAATACGGATTTAAAAGTTTAACCAAAGTAAATATATGAGACATTTACACGGCCAATAACCAATTTCTCATTACAAAATCAAACTCCACCAAAAAAAAATTTATTTTCATCTAAACCATAGACAACGTTAGTCATCTACATAACTAACTCATGTGTTACAAAAAAAAAAAAAAAACATAACAAACTTATCAACTTTTAGCTAATCCAACGGTCATACAACCTCACGGGTCACGGCTCTTGAGAATACAGCAGAGCCCTCAACGTCGTTACCTCTCCGCCTCTCCGATAATCTTCATCCTCCGTACACGTGTCTCCATCTACTCCGTCCATCACCATCATCTCGCGAACTTCATCTTCTTTCCATCCCGCCTCTCTCAGCTTCCAAAACGCGTCGTCCAAACACGCCCTTATCCTCTCGTCGCAGCTCAGAGCGCTCCACCATCCGCGCGTGGGACCACGCGCCACCGTCATCCTCCCTCTCTCCGCCACGTCAGTCCAAAATTCCACCCGACGCCGTCGTCGCGAATCACCGGGATCCCGAATACCGTCCGATCCGCTCAGTCCTTGGAGAAACCCAGCGACGTCGCAGCTCAGAACGGTAACTCCGTCGCCGTCGATTCGAAACACAGGGTTTCCCGCCAAATTCGGGGTCGTCGAAGGGACGTAGAAGTTCTCGTAGACGGGGACGAGAACCGGAGCGAACTCCACGAACTTCTTAACGAGCGACAAAGCCTCCGCGTCGGACCCGGGTCGGGTTCCCCAAGAATCGACCCAGAATCCGTTTCTGACGACGAGTTTGGATACATGGAGAAGAGGGAGATTGAAGAGAAGGAGGAGGTTATTCCGGGTCGACCCGGATCGCCAATTGGGGAACTTGGTACCCACCGGAAGACCCGTCTGAAGAATCGAACGGAGATCAAGAGGGAAGGAGATGCCGATAGAGGACTCAACGGCTGAGATCTCTTGATTGGTGAGGCCAGGTGAAACATCGAGACCGGTTAGAGATTTCAAATGGTTTATTGTGGTTTTGCAGTAAACCGGTACCGGAGGCTTAACAGAGGATCGAATAGGATCGGTAGTTATGTAACTGAGAGGGCTGATTATTCCGGGAAGACGATGATTCATCTTTTGTATTAAGCTGAAACTAGTCAAGACAAGAGATGCGTTATTTATAAGTAAGAGAGAATCAAATCTAATGTCTTGAAAATATTAAATACAAAATTGAGTGAATGATTATGGAAAGTTACGTTAATTGGAAACAGTTATTTTCTATCATACGACGAAGTGAATAAAAGAGGAAACTAAATCGTGTTATGTTTATTAAAGGTAAAAATAAATGCGTGTGAATATCTTACAGCTATTAGTTAATGATCTATATTAAATTATTAAAAAATATTTTGACACTTAAAAAGTTAAAGAATTACCTTTCTCAACACACCCATGGATTCATTAATATACTTGAAACAAAGTTTTTTTGGATCAATTATTTTAAAGCTGTAACTGTTATTATTCCCCAAACAAAAAAAATGTAATTGTATTTATTTTTAATTCAGAAGATCCAAAGTTGAATTTTTTTCTGTCAGCAAAATCCAAAGTTGAATATTTAGAAGAAATTATGGGAAATGACCAATTGAACAAGTAGGTATGTTCAAAAAACTTAATTAAGCTGACTCCGAATCAGTGCTGACTCTGAGATTTAAAGAGTCATAGACAGTTTATGAAAGATTTTAACTAATTTTCTCTTTTTACAAATTTAGGGACACAATTTTTTTAAGAGCTTATATCAATTTTTCTTCAAAGCATTTGGAGCTTTAAACCAATGTTTCATTTAGATTTGCTCAGGATCGGTCCTTAATCCGAATTGAAAGTTTCGAACCGGTTTGTCTCTAAATTGATATACAAAAAAAAACTAGTATTAAATTCGATTTAAAGTGAAAACTGATGAATAGTTAAAAATATCTTAAAAGTTCATTCTTGTATTTGTACTATACACAACATCATGAACCTGAATAGATTTAGTTAAATCCGGTCAATCCAAGTACTTTTTACCTATTTGAAAATACATACTTAGAATAACTTTAAATAGTTTGAATATAAAATATTTGTTATTTTTAGGTATAATAACCAACTAAATCATAATCCACGTTTAAAAGCGTGGAAATATCTTTTAATAAAATCTAATTTACAATATCAATATTAATTTTTAATAATGTTAAAATCTGCTCAAATATTTTATAAATTGATTCAATTAATATATTATTTTGTTTATATTTTCATAAATAAAAATAATATATCAATTTAATTAATTTCATATTAAATCACTTTTTAGTATCTAAACCCGTAAAAATAATTATACTTATTTTTTGAAAATTTTAAAATATTTGAGTAGTTTTAAATCAATTAATTTTTAAAAATAAATAAAAGTTATTAAAAAGTAGGACATAATGTTTTATAGTGTTTAGACACATGATCAGTTATTGTGTTGTTTTAAAACATATTTAGTAGTCTA
Proteins encoded:
- the LOC106311699 gene encoding myb-like protein X, translated to MFRSSPRRGQRSKGFKVKHCVQLTLLLGVGIWLLYQVKHSHEKKDLFEKSAKAVVGGEKAVKLGRKDLNPGVVVEDEAAVNVDRGFNDREIQTRDEVVEGGGDENKEKESEESSEVEAKNDNGGSEESETEEKKDNGGTEEREIEEKKDNDGSEESEESKEKGGAEEKIEEVTDENEGKEKKDSEEARENNYKGDDASSEVVHEKADEKVQVEEDKTGEPEDTVIKSVLPTDNEGSSSDEKNTGNDSDSSSEIKSEGESMEKNERVEKEGFNDSNGDLTESKESSGKEDGSESSVKTDEKEKVESSEVSSQDKEAETKEKEESLSQEELKDRVAEAKEKDESSSQEETKDKETEEKKEKEESSSQEESKDKETETKDKEESSSQEETKDGETETKEKVEESSSQQEPKDKEIETNDKVEESKDGETETKEKEEPSSQRESKDGETETKEKEESSSQEESKDKEAETKEKEEESSSQEKSEEDKGSEKVEKEEESSSQEETKDKETETKEKEEESLSQEKKENNETEKTVKEDESSSQEETKDKDSETKLKEESSSQEETETKEKEDPSPQEETKEKEVETKEKEESSSNNDSQGNESTESEKKEGVKETEKTKTEEDTSETSKENGNTETEQKQPEEDTTQTESEKEESNKNGGETENDQQHSDNSLPQEVKDVRTDLETLPDSGNGGNSDNVAAE
- the LOC106308204 gene encoding uncharacterized protein LOC106308204 isoform X2; the encoded protein is MNHRLPGIISPLSYITTDPIRSSVKPPVPVYCKTTINHLKSLTGLDVSPGLTNQEISAVESSIGISFPLDLRSILQTGLPVGTKFPKLVVRNGFWVDSWGTRPGSDAEALSLVKKFVEFAPVLVPVYENFYVPSTTPNLAGNPVFRIDGDGVTVLSCDVAGFLQGLSGSDGIRDPGDSRRRRRVEFWTDVAERGRMTVARGPTRGWWSALSCDERIRACLDDAFWKLREAGWKEDEVREMMVMDGVDGDTCTEDEDYRRGGEVTTLRALLYSQEP
- the LOC106308204 gene encoding uncharacterized protein LOC106308204 isoform X1 gives rise to the protein MNHRLPGIISPLSYITTDPIRSSVKPPVPVYCKTTINHLKSLTGLDVSPGLTNQEISAVESSIGISFPLDLRSILQTGLPVGTKFPNWRSGSTRNNLLLLFNLPLLHVSKLVVRNGFWVDSWGTRPGSDAEALSLVKKFVEFAPVLVPVYENFYVPSTTPNLAGNPVFRIDGDGVTVLSCDVAGFLQGLSGSDGIRDPGDSRRRRRVEFWTDVAERGRMTVARGPTRGWWSALSCDERIRACLDDAFWKLREAGWKEDEVREMMVMDGVDGDTCTEDEDYRRGGEVTTLRALLYSQEP
- the LOC106308204 gene encoding uncharacterized protein LOC106308204 isoform X3 produces the protein MNHRLPGIISPLSYITTDPIRSSVKPPVPVYCKTTINHLKSLTGLDVSPGLTNQEISAVESSIGISFPLDLRSILQTGLPVGTKFPKLVVRNGFWVDSWGTRPGSDAEALSLVKKFVEFAPVLVPVYENFYVPSTTPNLAGNPVFRIDGDGVTVLSCDVAGFLQGLSGSDGIRDPGDSRRRRRVEFWTDVAERGRMTVARGPTRGWWSALSCDERIRACLDDAFWKLREAGWKEDEVREMMVMDGVDGDTCTEDEDYRRGGEVTTLRALLYSQEP